In a single window of the Emys orbicularis isolate rEmyOrb1 chromosome 11, rEmyOrb1.hap1, whole genome shotgun sequence genome:
- the CRYBA2 gene encoding beta-crystallin A2 has protein sequence MTSPPMEALGQFKLTVWEEENFQGKRSEFLLECPSVMDRGFRKLRSIKVENGSWVGFEYPEYQGQQFILEKGDYPRWEAWSGNSGYRTEHLLSFRPIKCANHSDSKVTLYEAENFQGRKFELSDDFPSLQAMGWGNKEVASIKVNSGAWVAYQYPGYRGYQYVLERDRQNGEFPKYTEFSSQAHTNQVQSIRRVQH, from the exons ATGACCAGCCCGCCCATGGAGGCCCTGGGCCAGTTCAAGCTCACGGTCTGGGAGGAGGAGAATTTCCAGGGCAAGCGCAGTGagttcctgctggagtgtccCAGCGTCATGGACCGCGGCTTCCGCAAGCTCCGCTCCATCAAGGTGGAGAACGGCTC CTGGGTGGGCTTCGAGTACCCGGAGTACCAGGGGCAGCAGTTCATCCTGGAGAAGGGCGACTACCCCCGCTGGGAGGCCTGGAGCGGAAACAGCGGCTACCGAACCGAGCACCTGCTGTCGTTCCGGCCCATCAAATGCGCT AACCACAGCGACAGCAAAGTCACCCTCTACGAGGCGGAGAACTTCCAGGGGCGGAAATTTGAGCTGAGCGACGACTTCCCCTCGCTGCAGGCCATGGGCTGGGGCAACAAAGAGGTGGCTTCTATCAAGGTGAACTCGGGAGC GTGGGTCGCGTACCAGTACCCGGGGTACCGGGGCTACCAGTACGTGCTGGAGCGGGACCGGCAGAACGGCGAGTTCCCGAAGTACACAGAGTTCAGCTCACAGGCCCACACCAACCAGGTCCAGTCCATCCGCCGCGTCCAGCACTGA